A genomic region of Rhipicephalus sanguineus isolate Rsan-2018 chromosome 1, BIME_Rsan_1.4, whole genome shotgun sequence contains the following coding sequences:
- the LOC125757093 gene encoding keratin-associated protein 6-2-like, translated as MKTLGILATLALLVTLANSGFIGGYGVGYGGYVPTLPTYGLDHIGYGLGYGLGYGLGNGLRYSAYGLGYGASGPGYGYGPVYGYGPGYGYGLK; from the exons ATGAAGACCCTG GGTATCCTCGCTACCCTTGCTCTTCTGGTCACCCTCGCAAATTCAGGTTTCATTGGGGGCTACGGCGTTGGCTATGGTGGCTACGTCCCCACGCTTCCAACCTACGGGTTGGATCACATTGGCTATGGCCTCGGTTATGGCCTCGGCTATGGACTTGGCAATGGACTTAGATATAGCGCCTATGGTCTCGGCTACGGCGCTTCAGGTCCTGGCTACGGCTACGGGCCTGTGTATGGTTACGGGCCTGGATATGGCTACGGACTCAAGTAA
- the LOC119402897 gene encoding neuropeptide-like protein 31, producing the protein MNALGFLASIVVLATAVNAGFFGGYGGYGGYGGYGGYGGYGGYGGGYGHGYGGYGGYGGYGKVISIGYGGYGGYGGYGGYGGYGGYGGYGGYGGYGGGYGKYW; encoded by the exons ATGAACGCACTG GGATTCCTCGCAAGCATTGTAGTCCTCGCCACGGCTGTTAACGCCGGCTTCTTTGGTGGCTACGGAGGCTACGGAGGCTACGGAGGCTACGGTGGTTACGGTGGTTACGGCGGCTATGGTGGAGGCTACGGCCATGGATATGGAGGCTACGGCGGATACGGCGGTTACGGCAAGGTCATTAGTATTGGGTACGGAGGATACGGTGGATACGGCGGCTACGGAGGCTACGGAGGTTACGGCGGCTACGGAGGCTACGGCGGCTACGGAGGCTATGGCGGTGGTTACGGAAAGTACTGGTAG